A region of the Dermacentor albipictus isolate Rhodes 1998 colony chromosome 4, USDA_Dalb.pri_finalv2, whole genome shotgun sequence genome:
CGCGCCTGAGATGTCGtccagccgggccggcgggggcGACGACGAAGTCGACGGGGCGGACGGCGGGGAGCGAGCCAGGCGGAGCGCGCTCGACACCCGCAACGTGGTGGTCAACCTGCGGGCGCTCGCCATCACCAGCGTGGCGGTGGACACGTGCAAGCTGGCGCTGGCCACCGTGACCACGGTGCGCCGACAGCCCAACCGCGGCTTCGTGTTCCTCGCCTCCATCGCCGTGTGGTCGCTGTCGGCCAAGCTGGCCGTCATAGTCGCCAGCCTGGCCGCGTACGGGCTCGTCTTCTGGGCGGCGTCGCGCGAGGCCCGCCGGCCCATGCTGGCCGCCGCCGCGGTGTTCGCGGTCGCCATCGCGATGCGCTTCCTCTTCATGATCGAGGGCGCCGTGGTCGTGCTCCAGGAGAGCGTCACGCCCGCACACGCCAACGCGAGCTCCGCGCCGCACCTACGTGCGTCGGCCGACCGCGGGGCGGTACTCACCAAGTCAGGTACGTGGTTCAACTTCCTCAACGGCCACTGTGAGGAGACAGGAGGAGCGATTGCCTGCACCTCCTTTACCCTATATGGGGAGTGATTTTATTCCCACATGTCCCGGTGGGACACTGCAACCGCGGCCAAGCCCTTGGATCTTAACAGAAGTAGCGACAACTGCCTGCAGCGACTCGTGGTTTGTGCCAAGGCAAAAAGATTTAAATTGCGCGCGTATAGTGCGCCATGTTACATTAAGCGGCTGTGTGACATAAGGCGGAAAATCTACTTCAGCGTTTCTTCCATAACAGTTCGCCACTAGGTTGCCATTTGGGTGAAAAAGCAGAGATGAACTGGCAACTGAGAAAGGGAGGGTCGGCACATGCAGATCTATGTACGTTTGCGATTGTCGAAGCTATGTACGGGCGCAGCGCGTGTGTCCTGCTAGCTGCTGCTGGCCCACACCAGGGGGTGGGCTGAAGTTATCGTCCAATCGCGTAGCTCGGCGGCGACATCAAATACTTTTGCTACTTTTTGAGGATCCAGTGGCTTTACGAGCAAGTAATCAGTGACGCCCTCAAATAATCAATGATGCTATCCATAATATCTCTTTCCAACCGCCTAAATTCCCCAACAGCTTCGGCAAGAAATATTGAAAGGTTGAATAAGTTTATTCAAGCTGTTCGGAAATCTAAAGAGGCCCATGATCCAATGGCTGAAGTCAGCACAATAGTCCCCTATAGGTTACTCCTAGGACATCACAAACCAATTTCAAAAACATCTGCACCTTCATATTTCACCCCATTATTATTTCTTGTTGAAAGAACGCAAAGGAaagttatcaaagagtgccgagaCATCGAGCTCGGGATATTCACACACCCAGAAACAATATGTTTAGTACTTTTGGTATTAGTCACCTACTTAAGTTGTGCTACTTTTACCTGACCATTCTTTTTTCATCTAATATTATTTGCCTAAATAGTTGAATGCCCCAACAAAGTGCGGGAGTACAAGCACACTCTGCCTTACTCAAATTTTGCAGTTTCCCAGCTTCCAATAGCACCAGACTAATACTGGATTAGATACAGGTACCTAAAACATTTCGGTAATCGAGTGCTGTGCCATAAACACAATGGCTATTATTTCTCTTGATCACACTAGGTCAAAATTACAAGAACAATATTTTCTCACTAACCTTGCAACATTTAATATACATTAACCGAGTCCTTGACCTTGAACTGACGTGAACGCTTTACTAACCACTTTTTATGGCATCACAGAAAGATCTTTAAACCACAGATGTTTTATTCACAACAAATACAGTTGAATCTAATTGGTCTTTGTGCATGAGGCACTTCAAAGCGTCCACCAGCTAGTCAATGCACAACTTCTGCTATAGCACAGGTGTGATTTCCACCAACAAAAGTCCCTCTAAAACAATAACATAGTATGTGCCTTCTTTAAATGAGAAAATAGACCTCGTATCCAGCCCCCTTGTTCTTTCTATTCTTCAAGAAGAGAAGATCCCACAGAACACTTGGATGGCATTGCACACAACAGATTTAAAGAAGGAACGGCTGGCCTGTTCTGTATTCAGATGAAGGACACACTAAAGGCAAAGCTAGATTGGTATAGTAAATTTCAGGAGCTATGAACCAGCCAAGTTTATAGGAAGGACACAAAGATGAAATAACAAAAGACAGGTGTTGACATATTAACATAAGTTTTTCATGATTTTATAGGTTTTGGCAGTCTCGCTGATGCTAAATAATTGTTtatcaacaagaaaaaaaaagaacttgattgCATCCAAAAGGAATCGCACACTGAAACTGAAATGTATGTACATTTTTCTAGCATACAGACTCTAAaagaagtttacaccctttggggatACTCAAACAATAAGCACCATCAATCTTGTTcgcttttcctttcttgaaaaacctgcactcgctacttttctgtcaaGAATGCTATGCCACAATGATAACTTGCATGCTGTTTGTTACCTGCAAGTTCCAAGCACACGCATTAAAAGAAGGGACAGTatgcaagacagatgatgattactGCTTGAGGACAAGATAAGCTTCAACGGGTATATAAACTACCTTTTAGGGTGCAAAGGGCCCACACACACAAGAATACTACAAATTCTGTGATGTCAAACTAACGTCATCAGCACCTCGATTTGGGCACGAGGTTTGAAAACAGAATCTCAGCCTTCATTTTCCGAGTAAGAGTGTGGAAAGAAGTAAGGAAAGACCTTTTTGATTTTCTAGTGGAAGGTGCTGAACATTTCCGATAGGGGTGACTTGAACATGCTGGCTTGATGCATCTTGCTCCCAAAGCATTTGGCATTTGCTCCTTAGAGCTCTTGTTTCTTTAATGTTAAGCAATTAAATATGTGTTTTCATTGCTCaggtgaagcctgatggaagcTGCACAAACATGTTCTGCTCATCCAATAACCAACTTCTTTCAGATAAATACAAATAGAACTTTCAAGGGATAATTTGCCAGTCTACATTTATTTACAGTGTATTCAATACTCCTTTTAAACATGAGGTACCAATCTGTTTAAACACCTCacgagtgtgtgtgtgctttaTTGACAGTATCCTACTACAAATAGTTAGTTACTGTACCAGTGCCTGTCTGGAGGATGCTCATTCGTTAATGGAAGAAACAGCAAAGAATGCATCTTGCAGAATGCATAAGCAAGTGTTCGACCTGGCAGCTGCCTTGATCACAAGGTCTCAAGTATAGAAGAGCCTAGAAGAGCTATGGTTAACATCACAGAAATGCGGGATACTCCAGCTGTCAATTTTCCGTTCACACTGGTGTCCATATATTGATTGACAGTAACATGCTCAACACACACAATCCACAAACCCCATTTTTCTGTCGGAAAGGTTATGTCAATAGTGGCCCCTGGTTATGAAAGTTTAATCTTTGCAGTCCACCCCAAAATATAGCATGACACAGTTCGTGGCTGTGTTTCACATACCTGTACCCTGCATAGTTTTGCTGCATGTACACAGGTTACCGCACAGCAGTAAGTTCATCAAGATATATCATCGCTATAACCTAGCTTCAGGCCCCGATGTCAACTTAGAGCAGAATCTTTTTTCTTTGTGACATCGACGAGTAGTGAACAAGAAATAATGATGAATAGAAATGTAAGCtagagggaaatgaaagtggatgaaagaacaacttgccgctggtggcagctgaacccacaacctccacaTTACAAGTGCATTGCATTACTATTTGTGCTAGTGCCGCAGCTATTTATGAATTTACTGCAGCAGGGTATTTATGAATGTGTACAAGATCtaaccctggcagtgttagccagcaccactaaTGGACATGGCAGCAGATGTGGAACATTTTTTTCACAGATGGTGTCACTAATTGCAACGACTTTCAGTGGGTTTTCAATTACTTTGGATTCTAGACTAATTTCCCTGAATATTCGATTTCACCCCTGAAACTGTTTACAATAGAGCAAGACAGCATTTCACGCTTAACACTTCAAGGAGTTGTAGAGCTATAGAAACTATATCACACATTCCTCACACACTTAAAAGGATGACACTTAGCAAGTATGAAGGCAGGGAGGGAAACAGAAGATATCTTAACTTGATACTAAAATTGGTCTCGATATGTCGGACCTGGTGTCATCAACATTATCAGGACATTATTTAttttacatactgcagccctacaagggctatagcaggagtgcgTACAATAGAGGATTCAGATATAGCGAATGTGAATGCAAATGTTACAAAAATGTTTGCTAGGTAACAGAACATGACATAGTAGAATCAACTGCAGAAATAAACTTGTTAAAGGTAAGGGAACGCACATTACCAGGTAACATGACAAAGGAAAGTTTGCTGATGTCATAGAGCAATAAAGCCAGGTACGATGACATTGACCATACAATGACTATTCAAGACATGTTTCTTCTGGCTGTGCCCATGTGTGGCAACCACAGCCATCACATGGAGCAGAGCCAGCGAACGTATGATGATGTCACGATGCATTCACCTTATGGATAACAAAGCTAAAAGTGGTttctagaagaaaaaaagcatTAATATCATAAATTAGCATACCCGAACGCTGGTTGGTGTTTCTTCTAAGGACCTTCCTTTATTGCAAGAAATTATAAGTGAAATGTCCCCAGTACAGTGTATGTGGTCATCCCCTGTGGTTCCCTGCCATATCTATCTGTATAGTCACAGCAGAGTACAGTTTATACGTCTTTACAGAAGTTTCGTATTTGGCAGGTAGAGCCACCATATCCTTCAACTTCTTTCATATTCCATATCTACTTTGATTCAAATAAGTTTAAGTATGCCTTCCAAATTATTGCATGATGCACGTTATCACCTGTGCATTGCTTTGCCAGTGCCATACTTCGTCATATCTTCAGTGGCTAaccccaggggcgtagccaggggggggcttatggggcttcagcccccccccgaaattttttcgtgctgtccatgcaccgccaaccaaagcgacccccggcgccggaaatcactccggattttgtctagaatgtctagaatgtatacttaaatatcttgtttcgaggttttgtgtatacatgcagtgaactttgtttccagtgacacttttttgtcctttatcaagccgtattttcgcatttgtatatcccattgtatctttgcatttctaatgtacgagggcgagtcaaatgaaagtgcgcctgccctaaccgcgcaataatggttcggttcattatctgcgaggcatgcgcgtaggagaacggcatgcctcatttgcaaaagtgacacgcaggtgtgaagataaatattctttaatgctctcatacactgggttgaatatggttgcgtcacataatggacacttcaaaagttgaacagctcggtgtcacgaagtttttgacagctaaaggtgtttccaaaacagaaattaatcgccgtatggctgcctttTACGTCGAACacggcatttaattgaccactgtgaagtgttggagtaaacggtttaaaggacgttgtaaagacattccaagaccgggccaaaaccatcgtgcaatcaccccccacacaatttcaaaggttcatgagctgatgaaacaagaacggaggataagcatcgatgaactgtcagaccgtctgaacatcagtcacggttcggttcacgccataattcatgagcttctcggttatcggctctttgatgcgcaatggatccccaagattttgatc
Encoded here:
- the LOC135897576 gene encoding uncharacterized protein; translation: MSSSRAGGGDDEVDGADGGERARRSALDTRNVVVNLRALAITSVAVDTCKLALATVTTVRRQPNRGFVFLASIAVWSLSAKLAVIVASLAAYGLVFWAASREARRPMLAAAAVFAVAIAMRFLFMIEGAVVVLQESVTPAHANASSAPHLRASADRGAVLTKSELHGPMVHMRHEILDAHSSNTVVATPPPAPNIVDIVLKILQVNIIHTCSVAVHVVFLLVLRKYMRSTKVKQRLEDMPAEART